From the Ilumatobacteraceae bacterium genome, the window ATCGTTCCGGCATCGGCGACTACCTCGACGAGGAACTGCTCGGCGACATCGACGACCACATCATGCCCGTGCCCGTGCATCAGCTGTCGTCCTCCGAGGCCTATCTCCCGGTCCTCGACGGCTTCCCCCAACGAGAGCTTCCCGGTGAGCAGTTCCGCTACAACAACAGCGGTTACGTCGTGCTGGCCGTGCTCGTCGAGCGCGCCTCGGGCATACCGTTCGAACGCCTGGTCGGTGAGCGGGTGAGTGCCCCCGCCGGCCTCACCCACACCGGGTTCGTCCGCGGTGACGAACCCGCCCCCGACGTGGCGGTCGGCTACCTCGCGACCAGTGGGCTGCGCAGCAACGTGCTGCACCTGCCGGTCCTCGGGTCCGGTGACGGCGGCATCGTGACGACCGCCGACGACGTCCATCGACTCTGGGCGGCGTGGCTGGCCGGCACCGTCGTGCCACCCGATCTGCCAGACCTGATGCTGCGACCGCGCAGCGAGGCCCCAGCACAGCGCATGCG encodes:
- a CDS encoding serine hydrolase domain-containing protein, giving the protein MAAADDLEAVVTRTANEHEFSGVVRVDRPGLPTVSLAFGLADRRHDVANTTSTRFGVASGTKWWTALATLGLVADGALGLDTTARSLLGRDLPLIDDAVTVEHLLGHRSGIGDYLDEELLGDIDDHIMPVPVHQLSSSEAYLPVLDGFPQRELPGEQFRYNNSGYVVLAVLVERASGIPFERLVGERVSAPAGLTHTGFVRGDEPAPDVAVGYLATSGLRSNVLHLPVLGSGDGGIVTTADDVHRLWAAWLAGTVVPPDLPDLMLRPRSEAPAQRMRYGLGCWIDPVTPTVSLEGMDAGVSFRTVHDPVTEVTHTVMANTSSGAWPMTRALDTSLGLS